A region of Ictidomys tridecemlineatus isolate mIctTri1 unplaced genomic scaffold, mIctTri1.hap1 Scaffold_233, whole genome shotgun sequence DNA encodes the following proteins:
- the LOC144373101 gene encoding LOW QUALITY PROTEIN: vimentin-like (The sequence of the model RefSeq protein was modified relative to this genomic sequence to represent the inferred CDS: deleted 1 base in 1 codon) — protein sequence MFGVLSQRNLDLMGTKSRFIDCGLLNEKARFGLFATRFLAIELWEISLALFESHFGMERGRRNYGKVLGIENGEITPLMISTSRKPVIFEFDFETTDAVSSFAQNLQTVLKVGPLTKRVEREAARDLSSASWAACVSTSHSNLRFSLFLSLRLPIGPILSSPSSCSFAWGVSTTTHSHQTAAQRPRPSYQLVSSHAPLAGNLGPLGSTFGRSAHPPSHPALFSTQWESRVPDIIRKAPESPRLAQEVTGLCPEKGGQPRKKARGSPRPNLPPTLPVSRRVPIGWCAPRLGWQGYKNSALGGTVRTSAAAQITASLLDHVLQDCVLILLKQDFRRPRHSEPASSSQSYVTTSTRTYSLGSALRPSTSRSLYASSPGGAYVSRSLAVRLWSSVPGVRLLQDSVDFSLADAINTKFKNTRTNEKVELQELNDRFADYIDKVRFLEQQNKILLAELEQLKGQGKSRLWDLYEEEMRELRRQVDQLTNDKARVEVERDNLAEDIMRLREKFLQTTMLSVVEGHRTDERDFPKLSESFLVLLGGCQLPEGRRGERIVLKEARQRDGRSFSGDVDNASLARLDLERKVESLQEEIAFLKKLHDEFPHEIQELQAQIQEQHVQIDVDVSKPDLTAALRDVGQQYESVAAKNLQEAEEWYKSKFADLSEAANRNNDALRQAKQESNEYRRQVQSLTCEVDALKGTNESLERQIREMEENFAVEAANYQDTIGHLQDEIQNMKEEMAHHLCEYQDLLNVKMALDIEIATYRKMLEGEESRISLPLPNFFSLNLRETNLDSLPLVDTHSKRTLLIKSVETRDGQVINETSQHHDDLE from the exons AAAGCCAGATTTGGTCTGTTTGCAACCCGTTTTTTAGCTATAGAGTTGTGGGAAATTAGCTTGGCCCTTTTTGAGTCTCACTTTGGCATGGAAAGGGGAAGAAGGAATTATGGGAAAGTGTTGGGCATAGAGAATGGAGAG ATTACACCTTTAATGATTTCCACTAGCAGAAAACCAGTGATCTTTGAATTTGATTTTGAAACTACGGATGCTGTTTCCTCTTTCGCCCAGAACTTGCAGACCGTGCTCAAAGTCGG TCCCCTTACGAAGCGGGTGGAGCGAGAAGCTGCGCGGGACTTGAGCTCCGCGTCCTGGGCTGCGTGCGTCTCCACCTCGCACTCCAATCTCcgcttctctttgtttctttctctacgCCTTCCGATCGGTCCGATcctttcctccccctcttcctgctCCTTTGCCTGGGGGGTCTCCACAACCACCCACTCCCATCAGACCGCAGCCCAGCGGCCGCGCCCCTCCTACCAACTCGTCTCCTCCCACGCCCCCTTGGCTGGAAACCTGGGACCCCTTGGGTCCACTTTCGGGCGCTCCGCACACCCGCCAAGCCACCCCGCGCTTTTCAGCACCCAGTGGGAGAGCAGAGTTCCGGACATCATCCGGAAAGCCCCTGAGAGTCCCAGGCTAGCCCAAGAAGTAACGGGACTGTGCCCAGAAAAGGGCGGCCAGCCAAGGAAGAAAGCTCGAGGGagcccccgccccaaccttccgCCCACCCTCCCGGTTTCTCGCCGGGTCCCCATTGGCTGGTGCGCTCCGCGGCTAGGATGGCAGGGTTATAAAAACAGCGCCCTTGGCGGG ACAGTCCGCACCTCTGCAGCCGCCCAGATCACCGCTTCCCTCCTTGACCATGTCCTCCAGGACTGTGTCCTCATCCTCCTAAAGCAGGATTTTCGGCGGCCCAGGCACAGCGAGCCGGCC AGCTCCAGTCAGAGCTACGTGACCACGTCCACCCGCACCTATAGCCTGGGTAGCGCGCTGCGCCCCAGCACCAGCCGAAGCCTCTATGCCTCGTCCCCAGGCGGTGCCTATGTTTCGCGCTCCTTGGCCGTGCGCCTGTGGAGCAGCGTGCCTGGGGTGCGGCTGCTGCAGGACTCGGTGGACTTCTCACTGGCCGATGCCATCAACACCAAGTTCAAGAATACCCGCACCAACGAGAAAGTAGAGCTGCAGGAGCTAAATGACCGCTTCGCCGACTATATAGACAAGGTGCGTTTCCTGGAGCAGCAGAACAAGATCCTGCTGGCCGAGCTCGAACAGCTCAAGGGCCAGGGCAAGTCGCGTCTCTGGGACCTCTATGAGGAGGAGATGCGGGAGCTGCGACGGCAAGTGGACCAACTCACCAATGACAAGGCCCGCGTGGAAGTGGAGCGCGACAATCTGGCTGAGGACATCATGCGCCTCCGAGAGAA ATTTCTTCAAACTACCATGTTATCTGTTGTTGAAGGCCATCGGACAGATGAGAGAGATTTCCCCAAACTTTCAGAAAGTTTCCTGGTTCTCCTGGGGGGTTGCCAGTTGCcagaaggaaggaggggggagaggaTAGTTCTGAAGGAAGCAAGACAAAGGGATGGAAGAAGCTTTTCAGGG GATGTGGACAATGCATCTCTGGCACGTCTTGACCTTGAACGTAAAGTGGAATCCTTGCAAGAAGAGATCGCGTTTTTGAAGAAACTACATGATGAG TTCCCTCATGAAATCCAGGAGCTGCAGGCTCAGATTCAGGAACAGCATGTCCAGATTGATGTGGATGTCTCCAAGCCTGACCTCACGGCTGCCCTGCGTGATGTAGGTCAGCAGTATGAGAGTGTGGCGGCCAAGAACCTTCAGGAGGCAGAAGAATGGTACAAGTCCAAG TTTGCTGACCTCTCTGAGGCTGCTAACCGGAATAATGATGCTCTGCGCCAGGCAAAGCAGGAGTCAAATGAGTACCGGAGACAG GTGCAGTCTCTCACCTGCGAAGTGGATGCACTTAAAGGAAC AAATGAGTCCCTGGAACGCCAGATTCGTGAAATGGAAGAGAACTTCGCCGTGGAAGCTGCTAACTACCAAGACACTATTGGCCACCTGCAGGATGAGATTCAGAACATGAAAGAAGAAATGGCTCATCACCTTTGTGAATACCAAGACCTGCTCAATGTTAAGATGGCTCTTGACATTGAGATTGCCACCTACAGGAAGATGCTGGAAGGCGAGGAGAGCAG GATTTCTCTGCCTCTTCCCAACTTTTTCTCCCTGAACCTGAGGG aaactaaTCTGGATTCACTCCCTCTGGTTGACACCCACTCAAAAAGGACACTTCTGATTAAGTCGGTTGAAACTAGAGATGGACAG gttATCAACGAAACTTCTCAGCATCATGATGACCTTGAATAA